From one Candidatus Lernaella stagnicola genomic stretch:
- a CDS encoding SGNH/GDSL hydrolase family protein has protein sequence MSRRRKTVLILLAVLAAWGFVYGLTQDLALAPYPLAAGETLALDTAGAALKIILRTANPEGLHLKCLSKQGEAIYRPARSDYPLFANDQYVTLEVLPRESGILFALNGGALSRREEHGRPERCYLTAGLAEVAVRDVGRAADVRDKRVAMWLLMLVVAAAWFWMESRLVGRLQVDRGRWLTSLVLSALAVGCWLSLAGACLWLPTLHPLALALFAASRVAFWLVAGGSFREPSGGTRRYVLGGVGLLGFVLCCGALIAYASPRIGIAALLLTAALGFDVAFQLDWRKGRWLAATALLLAPFAVIAVLSTQKPPVGPYALWGLLPAGVALLAVPLAANRDRLGHYGWLRLAHAVLFLFVLDGALRLSPAANYVKPAGIGADYQTHEDLFWVPKRFFGYEQDSDDRGDFRVPRVRFRGDEDATRQKPQGTARIIVTGGSNAWGDGQPTPETAFSALLEQDLQAKTGRQVEVLNGGVRGFLVFQVMVLTTEYLLQYNPDILIVYAARNDVLEHKGLQTYRELWRRKQAGETSSAPTIQGVLRGSALYNGLTALIVQWRDGGLRWYEPARWKPVNPPEDFAANLRDIIHAAKSRGCRVVLASEFFGEHFFYDIEMPRLRELQQNMKQVAKTEKAPFFDAWTLFHETGKPRSYLMADDPVHINAAGHALLARHLADYLVSDPSTSGVLLAAEPLK, from the coding sequence ATGAGCCGACGTCGTAAAACCGTCTTAATTCTCTTGGCCGTTCTGGCGGCTTGGGGCTTTGTGTACGGTTTGACGCAGGACCTTGCCTTGGCGCCGTATCCACTCGCGGCCGGCGAAACGTTGGCGCTGGACACTGCGGGCGCAGCGCTGAAAATCATTCTACGGACAGCGAATCCCGAAGGCCTGCATCTGAAATGCCTCAGCAAGCAGGGCGAGGCGATCTACCGACCCGCGCGTTCGGATTATCCCCTTTTCGCGAACGATCAATACGTCACGCTGGAGGTTCTGCCCAGGGAAAGCGGGATTTTGTTTGCGCTCAACGGCGGGGCGCTGAGCAGGCGAGAGGAGCACGGCCGGCCTGAGCGATGTTATCTGACGGCCGGGCTGGCGGAGGTCGCCGTGCGCGACGTGGGGCGCGCCGCGGATGTGCGGGACAAACGCGTGGCGATGTGGCTGCTTATGCTTGTCGTGGCGGCGGCGTGGTTTTGGATGGAGTCGCGCCTGGTCGGCCGTCTGCAAGTCGATCGCGGCCGGTGGCTGACGAGTCTCGTGCTGAGCGCGCTGGCGGTCGGGTGCTGGCTGTCCCTGGCGGGCGCATGCCTGTGGCTACCTACGCTGCATCCGTTGGCGTTGGCGCTGTTTGCGGCTTCGCGCGTCGCCTTTTGGCTGGTGGCGGGCGGGAGCTTTCGTGAACCGTCGGGCGGCACGCGGCGCTACGTACTTGGCGGCGTCGGCTTACTCGGTTTCGTATTGTGTTGCGGCGCTCTCATAGCATACGCGTCGCCACGAATTGGAATCGCGGCCTTACTGCTTACCGCGGCGTTGGGATTCGACGTGGCGTTCCAACTCGATTGGCGAAAGGGGCGGTGGCTTGCCGCGACGGCCCTGCTACTGGCTCCCTTCGCCGTCATCGCGGTGCTCTCTACCCAGAAACCGCCGGTCGGCCCGTACGCCCTGTGGGGATTACTGCCCGCGGGCGTCGCGCTGCTCGCGGTTCCGTTGGCCGCCAACCGCGATCGGTTGGGTCATTACGGTTGGCTGCGTCTGGCTCACGCCGTTCTATTTCTATTCGTGCTCGACGGCGCGTTGCGTCTTTCCCCCGCGGCCAATTACGTAAAGCCCGCCGGTATCGGGGCGGATTACCAAACGCACGAGGACCTATTCTGGGTGCCCAAGCGGTTTTTCGGCTACGAACAAGATTCCGACGACCGCGGTGACTTTCGCGTGCCGCGGGTACGTTTCCGCGGCGATGAAGATGCGACGCGCCAAAAGCCGCAGGGCACGGCGCGTATCATCGTCACCGGCGGATCCAACGCCTGGGGCGACGGCCAACCGACGCCGGAAACCGCTTTTTCCGCTTTGCTCGAACAAGATTTGCAGGCGAAAACCGGCCGGCAAGTTGAGGTCCTTAACGGCGGCGTCAGGGGATTTCTTGTTTTTCAAGTCATGGTGCTGACCACCGAATACCTGCTGCAGTACAACCCCGATATTTTGATCGTATACGCCGCCCGCAACGACGTCTTGGAGCACAAGGGGCTGCAAACGTATCGGGAATTGTGGCGCCGAAAACAGGCGGGCGAAACCTCCTCGGCGCCGACTATCCAGGGCGTCTTGCGTGGCAGCGCCCTTTACAATGGTCTTACGGCCCTCATTGTGCAGTGGCGCGATGGGGGATTGCGTTGGTACGAACCCGCACGATGGAAGCCCGTCAATCCGCCGGAAGATTTCGCCGCGAATCTGCGCGACATCATTCATGCGGCCAAGAGCCGCGGCTGCCGAGTGGTTCTAGCTTCGGAGTTCTTCGGCGAGCACTTCTTCTACGACATCGAGATGCCCCGGTTGCGTGAACTCCAGCAGAACATGAAGCAGGTAGCCAAGACGGAGAAGGCGCCCTTTTTCGACGCGTGGACGCTTTTCCACGAGACCGGCAAGCCACGTTCCTATTTGATGGCGGACGACCCGGTTCACATCAACGCCGCCGGTCACGCCCTACTGGCCCGCCATTTGGCCGACTATTTGGTGAGCGACCCGAGTACGTCTGGGGTCTTGCTGGCCGCCGAGCCGCTCAAGTAG
- the ispD gene encoding 2-C-methyl-D-erythritol 4-phosphate cytidylyltransferase, whose translation MLTVAIVVAGGRGRRMRTDQAKQYIELEGKSILQRSLEAVAAADLVDQIILVVPRGDVVFCRDTLVDRGNLDKMVRVAMGGKNRQESVAKGLAAIEKLGLLPDVVVVHDGVRPFVDPKLIDKSVRIAANFGGALVAVPVTDTIKVITDDGFIRQTPDRRWLFSAQTPQAFQYHTLVDAHRKAEADGFVGTDDCQLVERVGGQIVIVEGDERNIKITTPHDLLVARALLKGVRR comes from the coding sequence ATGCTCACTGTGGCGATTGTGGTCGCCGGTGGCCGGGGGCGTCGCATGCGCACCGACCAGGCGAAGCAATACATCGAGCTGGAAGGCAAATCGATTCTCCAACGCTCTCTCGAAGCGGTGGCGGCCGCCGATCTCGTCGACCAGATCATTCTCGTGGTGCCCCGGGGAGACGTCGTGTTCTGCCGCGACACATTGGTCGACCGGGGAAATCTGGACAAGATGGTGCGCGTCGCCATGGGCGGCAAGAACCGGCAGGAATCGGTTGCCAAAGGCTTGGCGGCCATCGAAAAGCTCGGCCTGCTGCCCGATGTCGTCGTCGTGCACGACGGTGTGCGCCCCTTCGTCGATCCCAAGCTCATCGATAAATCGGTGCGCATCGCCGCTAACTTTGGCGGCGCCTTGGTGGCCGTGCCGGTCACAGACACAATCAAGGTCATTACCGACGACGGTTTTATTCGGCAGACTCCGGACCGGCGGTGGCTCTTCAGCGCCCAGACGCCGCAGGCATTCCAGTACCACACGCTGGTCGACGCGCACCGCAAGGCCGAGGCCGACGGTTTCGTGGGCACCGATGATTGCCAGCTTGTCGAGCGCGTGGGCGGGCAGATTGTCATCGTGGAAGGCGATGAACGAAACATCAAGATCACGACGCCGCACGATCTTCTCGTGGCGCGGGCTTTGCTGAAAGGAGTTCGGCGATGA
- the ispF gene encoding 2-C-methyl-D-erythritol 2,4-cyclodiphosphate synthase, giving the protein MTYRIGHGYDVHRLVAGRLLILGGVTIDFEKGLLGHSDADVLTHAVADAVLGAAALGDIGRHFPDTDPEYAGADSLELLARCVRFARERGFVVANVDATVIAEKPKIAPFVEKMRENLARVLGVGEMCVNVKATTEEGLGITGQGEAMVAHAVVLLKLID; this is encoded by the coding sequence ATGACCTACCGCATCGGGCACGGTTACGATGTGCACCGCCTTGTTGCGGGGCGTCTTCTCATCCTCGGCGGCGTGACGATCGACTTCGAAAAAGGATTGCTCGGTCACAGCGACGCCGACGTGCTGACCCACGCGGTAGCCGACGCGGTTCTCGGTGCCGCGGCGCTGGGCGACATCGGCCGCCATTTTCCCGACACCGACCCAGAATACGCCGGGGCCGACAGCCTTGAACTGCTTGCGCGCTGCGTGCGTTTCGCCCGTGAACGGGGCTTCGTCGTCGCAAATGTCGACGCCACGGTGATCGCAGAGAAACCGAAGATCGCGCCCTTCGTCGAGAAGATGCGGGAGAACCTGGCACGCGTGTTGGGAGTCGGCGAGATGTGCGTCAACGTCAAGGCGACAACCGAAGAGGGGCTGGGCATAACCGGGCAGGGCGAAGCGATGGTCGCGCACGCGGTCGTCCTGTTGAAGCTGATCGATTAG
- a CDS encoding outer membrane beta-barrel protein, with protein sequence MRRTLRLVGIALIVLCWVGAAQAAEKKIGLGLKLGYHNFVRYNPTDDPDGDGVLEDGEIDQSIDAGAFDGFAVEGDFEYRFHPNFVLGGGVQWYGANVIVDGVTDENRVKGDIALSITALTITPKIVLPIKFVNLYTGGGLGLYWRVLGSSYEYTDRFGNDTSESNADSQGTLGYHAMVGAEFFVLNWIGIVLEDRFAFVHFKGQDPKTDLDDNDAGGNSVFLGTRFHF encoded by the coding sequence ATGCGGCGTACATTGCGCCTTGTCGGAATCGCGTTGATCGTGTTGTGTTGGGTCGGCGCGGCGCAGGCCGCCGAGAAGAAAATCGGCCTGGGCCTCAAGCTCGGCTACCACAACTTTGTGCGCTACAACCCCACCGACGACCCCGATGGCGACGGCGTGCTCGAAGATGGTGAGATCGACCAATCGATCGACGCCGGTGCGTTCGACGGCTTTGCTGTCGAAGGTGATTTTGAGTATCGCTTCCACCCGAATTTCGTACTCGGCGGCGGAGTCCAGTGGTACGGGGCCAATGTGATCGTCGACGGCGTCACCGACGAAAACCGCGTCAAGGGCGACATCGCACTTTCGATCACGGCCCTGACGATTACGCCCAAGATCGTTCTGCCGATCAAATTCGTGAACCTGTATACCGGCGGCGGCTTGGGGCTGTACTGGCGGGTGTTGGGCTCCAGCTATGAATACACCGACCGCTTCGGCAACGACACCTCCGAATCCAACGCCGACAGCCAGGGCACGCTCGGCTACCACGCGATGGTCGGCGCCGAATTCTTCGTACTCAATTGGATCGGTATCGTCCTGGAAGATCGCTTCGCTTTCGTGCACTTCAAGGGGCAGGACCCCAAAACCGACCTGGACGACAACGACGCCGGCGGCAATTCGGTCTTTCTCGGTACGCGCTTCCATTTCTAA